The following are encoded together in the Methylorubrum sp. B1-46 genome:
- a CDS encoding WcbI family polysaccharide biosynthesis putative acetyltransferase yields MALRLPRLLAAVPRSWTGRLGPDERGLNGPRIAVIGNCQAKGVAEAVRILAPGARVRLIPMSTLGRGRQSLDAFAATLKACDHVFSQPFPAGFFPEGGSDALRERLPRMRLFPSIVFTAFHPDAVYVGDLASVARVKLVPSPLGSYHSAITLFGFLKGLPQERIVGLFREAVFSQLGYLDAWDLAAADLIASSRAINFDLSDDLLRWSRGGQFMHNINHPRLSVLGDIAARLLREAGIAPRSVAVEAYAPDALLDDAIWPVYPPVAMLYGVAGSTVFKRRQRRGAAPETFGLDAFVAESLAIYRAQPRETLTCHRIEHWAASPEIRTLFETA; encoded by the coding sequence TTGGCCCTCCGGCTTCCGCGGCTGCTCGCCGCCGTCCCTCGATCCTGGACCGGGCGGCTTGGGCCGGACGAGCGCGGCCTGAACGGTCCCCGGATCGCGGTGATCGGCAATTGCCAGGCCAAGGGCGTGGCCGAGGCCGTGCGCATCCTCGCGCCGGGAGCGCGGGTGCGGCTGATTCCGATGAGCACCCTGGGCCGGGGGCGGCAAAGCCTCGACGCCTTCGCGGCGACGCTCAAGGCGTGCGATCACGTCTTTTCCCAGCCCTTCCCGGCGGGCTTCTTCCCTGAGGGCGGGTCGGACGCCCTGCGCGAACGGCTGCCGCGGATGCGGCTCTTCCCCTCGATCGTCTTCACCGCCTTCCATCCGGACGCGGTCTATGTCGGCGATCTCGCCTCGGTGGCGCGGGTGAAGCTGGTGCCGTCACCGCTCGGCAGCTACCATTCGGCGATCACCCTGTTCGGCTTCCTCAAGGGCTTGCCGCAGGAGCGGATCGTCGGACTGTTCCGCGAAGCCGTCTTTTCGCAGCTCGGCTATCTCGACGCCTGGGATCTCGCCGCGGCGGACCTGATCGCATCGAGCCGGGCGATCAATTTCGATCTCTCAGACGACCTGCTGCGCTGGTCGCGCGGCGGCCAGTTCATGCACAACATCAACCATCCGCGCCTGAGCGTGCTCGGCGATATCGCCGCGCGGCTGCTCCGCGAGGCCGGCATCGCGCCGCGTTCGGTCGCGGTCGAGGCCTACGCCCCGGACGCGCTGCTCGATGACGCGATCTGGCCGGTCTACCCGCCGGTGGCGATGCTCTACGGCGTGGCCGGCTCGACGGTGTTCAAGCGGCGCCAGCGCCGGGGCGCTGCCCCTGAGACGTTCGGCCTCGACGCCTTCGTCGCGGAAAGCCTCGCGATCTATCGGGCGCAGCCGCGCGAGACCCTGACCTGCCACCGGATCGAGCACTGGGCGGCCTCGCCGGAGATCCGGACCCTGTTCGAAACCGCCTGA
- the lpxD gene encoding UDP-3-O-(3-hydroxymyristoyl)glucosamine N-acyltransferase: MSEPVFIAPKGGLTLGAVAEACGVPLPEGTDPAQAVTGAAPLETAGPSELAYMDNARYGDALAATRALVCLVSPRFAPRVPSGTIALVTRDPYRAYAGLLAHLYEEAMRPGSLFAASGISPGAHVHPQARLEDGVRVDPGAVVGPGAEIGSGTVLGPNAVIGPNVRVGRDCSIGAGATLTHALVGNRVIVHPGARIGQDGFGFAMGAGGHLKVPQVGRVIIQDDVEIGANTTIDRGASRDTVVGEGTKIDNLVQIAHNVVIGRHCVIVSGVGISGSTTLEDYVVLGGQVGVVGHLRIGMGSQIAGSSNVNRDVPPGSRWGGTPAKPVRTWFREMTTLARLAERSGKDEAEG, translated from the coding sequence ATGTCAGAACCCGTCTTCATCGCGCCGAAAGGCGGCCTGACCCTCGGCGCCGTGGCCGAAGCCTGCGGCGTGCCGCTCCCCGAGGGCACCGACCCGGCGCAGGCGGTGACCGGGGCCGCGCCGCTCGAAACCGCGGGGCCGAGCGAACTCGCCTACATGGACAACGCCCGCTACGGCGACGCCCTGGCCGCGACGCGGGCGCTGGTCTGCCTCGTCTCGCCGCGCTTCGCCCCGCGCGTTCCGTCCGGCACGATCGCCCTCGTCACTCGCGATCCCTACCGGGCCTATGCCGGGCTGCTGGCCCATCTCTACGAGGAGGCGATGCGGCCGGGCTCGCTGTTTGCCGCGAGCGGAATCTCCCCCGGTGCCCATGTCCATCCGCAGGCGCGGCTGGAGGACGGCGTGCGCGTCGATCCCGGTGCCGTCGTCGGCCCCGGCGCCGAGATCGGCTCCGGTACGGTGCTCGGCCCCAACGCCGTGATCGGGCCGAACGTGCGGGTCGGCCGCGACTGTTCCATCGGTGCAGGCGCGACCCTGACCCACGCGCTCGTCGGCAACCGCGTCATCGTCCATCCCGGCGCCCGGATCGGCCAGGACGGGTTCGGCTTCGCCATGGGCGCGGGTGGCCACCTCAAGGTGCCGCAGGTCGGTCGCGTCATCATCCAGGACGATGTCGAGATCGGCGCCAACACCACCATCGATCGGGGCGCCTCGCGCGACACGGTGGTCGGCGAGGGCACCAAGATCGATAACCTCGTGCAGATCGCCCACAACGTGGTGATCGGCCGCCACTGCGTGATCGTCTCCGGCGTCGGCATCTCCGGCTCGACCACGCTGGAGGACTATGTGGTGCTCGGCGGCCAGGTCGGCGTCGTCGGCCACCTGCGCATCGGCATGGGCTCGCAGATCGCCGGCTCTTCCAACGTCAACCGTGACGTTCCGCCGGGCTCGCGCTGGGGCGGCACGCCGGCCAAGCCGGTGCGGACGTGGTTTCGCGAGATGACGACGCTGGCCCGCCTCGCCGAGCGCTCGGGCAAGGACGAGGCGGAGGGGTAG
- the bamA gene encoding outer membrane protein assembly factor BamA — translation MMSMTGKRRRKSAERAIVLVATAASVILGGAAAQAQQIVVEGNRRVDADTIRSYVTGTASGSPEEARRNLLATGLFSDVQVSGRGGTTVVRVRENNVVGRVFFEGNKKVEKATLESVVETKDRGALSPAVIAADVERIRDVYKRSGRGTAKVSYRTVDLPTGRADVVFTIDEGDKTGIRAINFVGNSVYSERTLKGLMSSSEMNFLSFIKTSDVYDPDRISADLDVVRRYYLKNGYADFRVVNADARYVEAGEETGWVITVTVEEGAQYTVGAVAVDPRIAGIDREALDGQIRAQVGDVYNAEDVEKTLVGVTNEVNRQGYPFAQVRPTGQRDRATHQVALGFVVEDGPRVYVERINIRGNTRTRDYVIRRELDLTEGDAYNRVLVDRAERRLNGLGFFKKVRFSNEPGTAPDRVIVNIDVEDQPTGSFSVAGGYSTQDGIIGEVSVSESNFLGRGQYVRLAVQGGQYARGIDFSFTEPYFLGYRLAAGFDAFYKYSDLTRWSRYETTVYGGQLRLGLPITEEFGVTFRYSLYNTELRVPNTIKRPYNDCSVAIPGYTAINPAGTIDPSSGRDVGGLPAYPTCAYDGEASIALKGQQGNVLTSLAGVTLAYSTLDNLQRPTNGFYGELKPDIAGIGGDSKFFRVTGDARYYKELWEDVVGFVRLQGGHISALDNQPLRITDQFFLGPSLVRGFAPNGLGPRDVGIADARSNAIGGTTYFGATVEVQFPIWGLPKDLGLKGAVFADAGTLFGYDGRRNFDVNRDGFINGFAPGSGCNYTNFGASAIKVEPECVNVRDKATIRSSVGASILWNSPLGPIRFDYAYALSKDEGVQTALGKVGKDQTQAFRFSGGSRF, via the coding sequence ATGATGTCGATGACGGGAAAGCGCCGGCGAAAGTCGGCGGAGCGTGCCATCGTTCTGGTCGCCACCGCCGCCAGCGTGATCCTCGGCGGCGCGGCCGCACAGGCGCAGCAGATCGTCGTCGAAGGCAACCGCCGTGTCGACGCCGACACCATCCGCTCCTACGTCACCGGCACCGCCTCCGGATCGCCCGAGGAGGCGCGGCGCAATCTTCTCGCCACCGGCCTCTTCTCCGACGTGCAGGTCTCCGGCCGCGGCGGCACCACCGTGGTGCGCGTGCGTGAGAACAACGTGGTCGGCCGCGTCTTCTTCGAGGGCAACAAGAAGGTCGAGAAGGCCACGCTCGAGAGCGTCGTCGAGACCAAGGACCGCGGCGCCCTGAGCCCGGCGGTGATCGCCGCCGACGTCGAGCGCATCCGCGATGTCTACAAGCGCTCGGGCCGCGGCACCGCCAAGGTCAGCTACCGCACCGTCGACCTGCCCACCGGCCGCGCGGACGTCGTCTTCACCATCGACGAGGGCGACAAGACCGGTATCCGCGCCATCAACTTCGTCGGCAACAGCGTCTACTCGGAGCGGACCCTCAAAGGTCTGATGTCCTCCTCCGAGATGAACTTCCTCTCGTTCATCAAGACCTCCGACGTCTACGATCCCGACCGTATCTCGGCCGATCTCGACGTCGTGCGCCGCTACTACCTCAAGAACGGCTACGCCGACTTCCGCGTCGTGAATGCCGATGCCCGCTACGTCGAGGCCGGCGAGGAGACCGGCTGGGTCATCACCGTTACCGTCGAGGAAGGCGCGCAGTACACCGTCGGCGCCGTGGCCGTCGATCCGCGCATCGCCGGCATCGATCGCGAGGCGCTCGACGGGCAGATCCGCGCCCAGGTCGGCGACGTCTACAACGCCGAGGATGTCGAGAAGACGCTCGTCGGCGTCACCAACGAGGTCAACCGCCAGGGCTATCCCTTCGCCCAGGTGCGCCCCACCGGCCAGCGCGACCGCGCCACCCATCAGGTGGCCCTCGGCTTCGTGGTCGAGGACGGCCCGCGCGTCTACGTCGAGCGCATCAACATCCGCGGCAACACCCGCACCCGCGACTACGTCATCCGCCGCGAACTCGATCTCACCGAGGGCGATGCCTATAACCGCGTGCTGGTCGACCGGGCCGAGCGCCGCCTCAACGGCCTGGGCTTCTTCAAGAAGGTCCGCTTCTCCAACGAGCCCGGCACGGCGCCGGACCGGGTGATCGTCAACATCGACGTCGAGGATCAGCCCACGGGTTCGTTCTCGGTGGCGGGCGGCTACTCCACCCAGGACGGCATCATCGGCGAGGTCTCGGTCTCCGAGTCGAACTTCCTCGGCCGCGGCCAGTACGTGCGCCTCGCGGTGCAGGGCGGCCAGTACGCCCGCGGTATCGACTTCTCCTTCACCGAGCCGTACTTCCTCGGCTACCGCCTCGCGGCCGGCTTCGACGCCTTCTACAAATATTCCGACCTGACCCGCTGGTCGCGCTACGAGACGACCGTCTACGGCGGTCAGCTCCGCCTCGGCCTGCCGATCACCGAGGAGTTCGGCGTCACCTTCCGCTACTCGCTCTACAACACCGAGCTGCGGGTTCCGAACACCATCAAGCGTCCGTATAACGACTGCTCGGTGGCGATCCCCGGCTACACCGCCATCAACCCGGCCGGAACGATCGATCCGTCGAGCGGGCGTGACGTCGGCGGCCTTCCGGCTTACCCGACTTGCGCCTATGACGGCGAGGCCTCGATCGCGCTCAAGGGCCAGCAGGGCAACGTGCTGACCTCGCTGGCCGGTGTCACCCTGGCCTACTCGACCCTCGACAACCTGCAGCGGCCCACCAACGGCTTCTACGGCGAGTTGAAGCCCGACATCGCCGGCATCGGCGGCGACTCCAAGTTCTTCCGCGTGACGGGCGACGCCCGCTACTACAAGGAACTGTGGGAGGACGTGGTCGGCTTCGTGCGCCTCCAGGGCGGTCACATCTCGGCGCTGGACAACCAGCCGCTGCGCATCACCGACCAGTTCTTCCTCGGCCCGTCGCTGGTCCGCGGCTTCGCACCGAACGGCCTCGGCCCGCGCGACGTCGGTATCGCCGATGCCCGCTCCAACGCCATCGGCGGCACGACCTACTTCGGTGCCACGGTCGAAGTTCAGTTCCCGATCTGGGGCCTGCCCAAGGACCTCGGCCTGAAGGGCGCGGTCTTCGCCGATGCCGGTACGCTGTTCGGCTATGACGGCCGCCGCAACTTCGACGTGAACCGCGACGGCTTCATCAACGGCTTCGCGCCGGGATCGGGCTGCAACTACACGAACTTCGGCGCCAGCGCGATCAAGGTCGAGCCCGAGTGCGTGAACGTCCGCGACAAGGCGACGATCCGCTCCTCGGTCGGTGCCTCGATCCTGTGGAACTCGCCGCTCGGCCCGATCCGCTTCGACTACGCCTACGCGCTGTCCAAGGACGAGGGTGTCCAGACGGCTCTGGGCAAGGTCGGCAAGGACCAAACCCAGGCGTTCCGCTTCTCCGGCGGCTCGCGCTTCTGA
- the rseP gene encoding RIP metalloprotease RseP has protein sequence MEFLSGMGGNAAGFFGAVIPFLIVLTIVVFVHEMGHFLVGRWCGVGVTAFSIGFGPEVVGFTDRRGTRWKLSAIPLGGYVKFVGDANGASVPDPEAVARMDPHERAISFPTQPVAKRAAIVAAGPIANFILAIAVFAGAIYFSGRYETPARVEAVQPNSAAARAGFQPGDVIRSIDGQPVKTFNQMQRVVSAAAGSSLSITVDRGSEVQTLTAVPDMIEERTPFGRHRFGRLGINGPKADAAKLVHYGPFESLKLGVHETAFVVERTFDYIGKLVTGRESADQLSGPIGIARVSGEVARVGGVGGLIGLVALLSVSIGLLNLFPIPLLDGGHLMFYAFEAVRGRPLSERAQEIGFRIGLAFVLMLMLFAAWNDILNLGASLSQRGT, from the coding sequence ATGGAATTTTTGAGCGGAATGGGCGGAAACGCCGCCGGCTTCTTCGGCGCGGTGATCCCGTTCCTGATCGTGCTGACGATCGTCGTGTTCGTGCACGAGATGGGCCATTTCCTGGTCGGGCGCTGGTGCGGGGTCGGCGTCACCGCCTTCTCCATCGGCTTCGGCCCTGAGGTCGTCGGCTTCACCGACCGGCGGGGGACCCGCTGGAAGCTCTCCGCGATCCCGCTCGGCGGCTACGTGAAATTCGTCGGCGATGCCAACGGCGCCAGCGTGCCCGATCCCGAGGCGGTCGCCCGCATGGACCCGCACGAGCGGGCGATCAGCTTCCCGACCCAGCCGGTCGCCAAGCGCGCGGCCATCGTCGCCGCCGGCCCCATCGCCAACTTCATCCTGGCGATCGCCGTCTTCGCCGGCGCGATCTATTTCAGCGGCCGCTATGAGACGCCGGCCCGCGTTGAGGCGGTGCAGCCCAACAGCGCCGCCGCGCGGGCGGGCTTCCAACCCGGCGACGTGATCCGCTCGATCGACGGCCAGCCGGTCAAGACCTTCAACCAGATGCAGCGCGTCGTCTCGGCCGCCGCCGGCTCCTCCCTGTCGATCACCGTCGATCGCGGGAGCGAGGTGCAGACGCTGACCGCCGTGCCGGACATGATCGAGGAGCGCACGCCCTTCGGCCGCCACCGCTTCGGCCGCCTGGGCATCAACGGGCCGAAGGCCGACGCGGCCAAACTGGTGCATTACGGCCCGTTCGAATCCCTGAAACTGGGCGTCCACGAGACGGCCTTCGTCGTGGAGCGCACCTTCGACTACATCGGCAAGCTCGTTACCGGCCGCGAATCCGCCGACCAACTCTCCGGCCCGATTGGCATCGCCCGGGTCTCCGGCGAGGTCGCGCGCGTCGGCGGCGTCGGCGGGCTGATCGGGCTGGTCGCGCTGCTCTCGGTCTCGATCGGCCTCCTCAACCTGTTCCCGATCCCGCTCCTCGATGGCGGACACCTGATGTTCTACGCCTTCGAAGCGGTGCGCGGCCGCCCCTTGAGCGAGCGGGCGCAGGAGATCGGCTTCCGCATCGGGTTGGCCTTCGTGCTGATGCTGATGCTGTTCGCGGCCTGGAACGACATCCTCAACCTGGGCGCCTCGCTGAGCCAGCGCGGCACCTGA
- the dxr gene encoding 1-deoxy-D-xylulose-5-phosphate reductoisomerase — protein sequence MSLTVTVLGATGSIGRSTTDLLSQHAGRFRAGALVGGRDAAALAKLARELRPDFAALADESAGPALAEALAGSGIPNGAGESAVLEAVARKADIVVAAVSGAAGLKPTHAALRLGRTIALANKESLVCAGNAFMRDATRYGARILPVDSEHNALAQAMGDGRVSDIAKMTLTASGGPFRTWTRERIAAATPAEAAAHPTWSMGMKINIDSASLMNKGLELIEAHHLFAIEAERLDVIVHPQSIVHGLIAWRDGAVTAGLAMPDMRVPIAHCLGLGDRLEIARGRPLDLAATGSLTFEPADEARFPCLRVARAALAEGGAAPTVMNAANEIAVAAFIRGAIPFYGIAELVERAVEHFAAEFRRAPEDVEEALAIDARVRAWSLETVPATRAAG from the coding sequence GTGAGCCTCACCGTCACCGTCCTCGGCGCCACCGGCTCGATCGGCCGCTCGACCACGGACCTCCTGTCCCAACATGCGGGCCGCTTCCGGGCCGGGGCGCTGGTCGGCGGGCGGGACGCCGCGGCGCTCGCCAAGCTCGCCCGCGAACTGAGGCCGGATTTCGCCGCTCTCGCCGACGAGAGCGCCGGCCCGGCCCTGGCCGAGGCGCTGGCCGGCTCCGGTATTCCGAACGGTGCCGGCGAGAGCGCGGTGCTGGAGGCGGTCGCCCGCAAGGCCGACATCGTGGTGGCGGCGGTGAGCGGGGCGGCGGGCCTCAAGCCCACCCACGCCGCGCTCCGGCTCGGGCGCACCATCGCGCTGGCCAACAAGGAGAGCCTCGTCTGCGCGGGCAATGCCTTCATGCGCGATGCGACCCGCTACGGCGCCCGCATCCTGCCGGTGGATTCCGAGCACAACGCGCTGGCCCAGGCCATGGGCGACGGCCGCGTGTCCGACATCGCCAAGATGACGCTGACCGCCTCGGGCGGCCCATTCCGCACCTGGACCCGCGAGCGCATCGCCGCCGCGACCCCGGCCGAGGCCGCCGCCCACCCGACCTGGTCGATGGGCATGAAGATCAACATCGATTCCGCCTCGCTGATGAACAAGGGGCTGGAGCTGATCGAGGCCCACCACCTCTTCGCCATCGAGGCCGAGCGGCTCGACGTGATCGTCCACCCGCAATCGATCGTGCACGGGCTGATCGCGTGGCGCGACGGCGCGGTGACCGCCGGACTCGCCATGCCCGACATGCGCGTGCCGATCGCCCACTGCCTCGGCCTCGGCGACCGCCTGGAGATCGCCCGCGGCCGTCCGCTCGATCTCGCCGCCACCGGCAGCCTCACCTTCGAGCCGGCGGACGAGGCGCGCTTTCCCTGCCTGCGCGTCGCCCGCGCGGCGCTGGCCGAAGGCGGCGCGGCACCCACCGTGATGAACGCCGCCAACGAAATCGCGGTCGCCGCCTTCATCCGCGGCGCGATCCCGTTCTACGGCATCGCCGAGTTGGTGGAGCGGGCGGTCGAGCACTTCGCCGCCGAGTTCCGCCGCGCCCCGGAGGACGTCGAGGAGGCGCTGGCCATCGACGCGCGGGTGCGCGCCTGGAGCCTGGAGACGGTGCCCGCCACCCGCGCCGCTGGCTGA